Proteins from one Entomospira culicis genomic window:
- a CDS encoding ABC transporter permease, protein MKHANRWLFLTRRLCYTCFLALLAVVSLFVVFSVIPGDAALLSVGVEADELLLATLRTEMGLDRSLWIRFVDWLARAMQGDLGISTRYKEPVVDLIARHAGVTLRLTLVSMSLTIGFSFIIASFVMILRRRTVITWVIWLSQIFLAIPQFWLGMMVIQIFSIKLGWFSLFYLELDWRDYFAPALVLAFVQSAYLARYLISSWQREIRQRYVVSGLARGLSERRLRFGHALRGSLTSTVMMLGLIWIDLLSGSIIIEMLFMLPGLGQLLINAVSARDLPLVQGITLYFVLMVSISNMVLEVILYKLNPRAQQAVGDGATV, encoded by the coding sequence ATGAAACACGCGAATCGATGGCTTTTTTTGACAAGGCGACTCTGTTATACGTGTTTTTTGGCGCTTTTGGCGGTGGTGAGTCTTTTTGTTGTCTTTAGTGTGATTCCGGGGGATGCGGCTTTGTTGAGTGTTGGGGTAGAGGCAGATGAGCTGTTATTGGCAACGCTTCGCACCGAGATGGGTTTAGATCGATCGCTTTGGATACGCTTTGTCGACTGGCTGGCGCGCGCGATGCAGGGCGATTTGGGTATTTCCACGCGCTATAAAGAGCCTGTGGTCGATCTTATTGCTCGACACGCGGGGGTTACGCTAAGGCTTACGCTTGTCTCAATGAGCTTAACGATTGGGTTTTCGTTTATTATTGCCTCTTTTGTGATGATATTGCGCCGACGTACTGTGATTACGTGGGTCATCTGGTTGAGTCAGATTTTCTTGGCGATTCCGCAGTTTTGGCTGGGCATGATGGTGATTCAGATCTTTAGTATTAAGTTGGGATGGTTTTCGCTCTTTTATCTGGAGCTTGATTGGCGTGATTATTTTGCCCCTGCGCTGGTTTTGGCATTTGTCCAGAGTGCGTATCTGGCACGTTATCTTATCTCTAGCTGGCAACGAGAAATTCGTCAGCGCTACGTGGTGAGCGGGTTGGCGCGTGGACTCTCGGAGAGGCGATTGCGTTTTGGGCATGCGCTACGCGGGAGTTTAACGTCTACGGTGATGATGTTAGGTTTGATTTGGATTGATCTCTTAAGTGGAAGTATTATCATCGAAATGCTCTTTATGTTACCGGGGCTAGGGCAACTCTTGATTAACGCGGTTAGTGCGCGCGACTTGCCTTTGGTGCAGGGCATTACGCTCTATTTTGTCTTGATGGTTTCGATCAGTAACATGGTGCTGGAGGTGATCTTGTATAAGCTTAATCCTCGAGCACAACAGGCGGTGGGTGATGGTGCAACTGTATAG
- a CDS encoding ABC transporter substrate-binding protein codes for MRRFRVLLWGLLMVVSCRGGQERASDRLLRVAITIEPETTNPLQMTSADVIALFDNVFDALLRYDVAGRVHPHLAKEWQAFEENQRFLFHLRDDVIFHHGELLTAKDVVHTYQTYAQYSSRFALVESVEALDTHIVEIRLRESSADFLNLVATTWIFSASEGENPHSGTGAYRFVRYDAGRVVRLERFDDSFLHEAGLSYFEAVDFIIIKESAGILLGLRSGAIDLAVQIDPTSLDNQMVDALQVILTPQNLTVLLAMNHRVAPFNDKRVRQALNHAIDKERLINLLFNGEAERLDTGMSPVLGAFYHHGLANFYPYNPEKAQELLQAAGYHEQNPLRFRVHVPSNYAIHLRNAEILATQLSAVGVVMEIEAIEWASWLSEVYQGGKYQATIVGLTGKLSAYQQLVRYSQQSQTAFTGFTHQGFEESLHRALRSTSFEEEVVAYHEAQAILAQEAVALFLFDPWLAAVMRKDLRGWQMYPLRTFRVREYSLA; via the coding sequence ATGCGTCGATTTCGTGTGCTGTTATGGGGATTGTTGATGGTGGTCAGTTGTCGTGGTGGACAAGAGCGGGCAAGCGATCGGCTATTACGTGTTGCCATTACCATCGAGCCTGAGACGACGAATCCTCTGCAGATGACCTCTGCGGATGTCATTGCGCTCTTTGACAATGTCTTTGACGCACTGCTTCGTTATGATGTAGCTGGTCGTGTGCATCCGCATTTAGCCAAGGAGTGGCAAGCGTTTGAGGAGAATCAGCGATTTCTCTTTCATTTGCGCGATGATGTGATCTTTCATCATGGTGAACTGCTTACTGCCAAGGATGTGGTACATACCTATCAAACTTATGCGCAGTATAGCAGTCGTTTTGCGTTGGTAGAGAGCGTGGAAGCACTTGATACGCATATCGTAGAGATTCGTTTGCGCGAGTCCAGTGCCGACTTTCTCAATTTAGTGGCGACAACGTGGATCTTTAGTGCCTCGGAGGGGGAAAATCCACATAGCGGGACGGGCGCGTATCGTTTTGTCCGTTATGATGCGGGGCGAGTGGTGCGTCTGGAGCGCTTTGATGATTCATTTTTACATGAGGCGGGGCTCTCTTATTTTGAAGCCGTCGATTTTATCATTATTAAGGAGAGTGCCGGCATCCTTCTCGGCTTGCGCAGTGGGGCAATTGATTTAGCCGTACAGATTGATCCTACCTCGTTGGATAACCAGATGGTAGATGCTCTACAGGTGATTCTTACGCCGCAAAATTTGACGGTCTTACTGGCGATGAATCATCGCGTGGCACCATTTAACGATAAGCGCGTGCGTCAGGCGCTTAATCATGCAATCGATAAAGAGCGGTTGATTAATCTCTTATTTAACGGCGAGGCAGAGCGCTTGGATACGGGCATGTCGCCAGTGTTGGGCGCATTTTATCACCATGGCTTGGCGAACTTTTATCCTTATAATCCAGAAAAAGCGCAAGAGCTTCTCCAAGCGGCTGGTTATCATGAGCAAAATCCTTTGCGTTTTCGCGTACATGTGCCTAGCAACTATGCGATACACTTACGTAATGCCGAAATTTTAGCCACGCAATTATCGGCGGTGGGCGTGGTTATGGAGATTGAGGCGATTGAATGGGCGAGTTGGTTGAGCGAGGTGTATCAAGGTGGCAAGTATCAAGCGACGATTGTGGGCTTGACAGGTAAGTTGAGTGCTTATCAGCAATTGGTGCGATATAGTCAGCAATCGCAGACGGCGTTTACTGGTTTTACACATCAGGGATTTGAGGAGAGTTTGCATCGCGCATTAAGGAGTACCTCGTTTGAGGAAGAAGTTGTCGCCTACCATGAGGCGCAGGCGATTTTAGCGCAAGAGGCGGTGGCGCTCTTTCTTTTTGATCCATGGTTGGCTGCCGTGATGCGTAAGGATTTACGGGGTTGGCAGATGTATCCACTTCGCACCTTTCGGGTACGAGAATATTCTTTGGCATAG
- a CDS encoding ABC transporter permease — translation MVQLYRRISFWLGLLGLLWVVVPALLSWWWTPYDAMMIQEDKRLLTPRVEHLLGTDLLGRDLLSRMMVAGRTALVIAFGAVSLAFGIGFLLVVMSVVWARWLGFFARVVMDFILIFPTILFALVMIVIWGNGLGAMILLLGIAMSPRFLKVMIATIHEQQGLEYLAVAQSLGKRGWHLLVYHYLPALWQPMIHTVVTALAMVILSEASLSFLGLGVMPPNPSWGYALSEAKQYFFSYPHLAYAPLLFMMTAILSLNLLGYAFSQEQG, via the coding sequence ATGGTGCAACTGTATAGGCGAATTTCTTTTTGGCTGGGGTTGCTGGGGCTCTTATGGGTGGTGGTGCCTGCGTTGCTCTCGTGGTGGTGGACGCCTTATGATGCGATGATGATACAGGAGGATAAGCGTTTGCTTACGCCTCGTGTGGAACACTTATTGGGAACAGATCTCTTAGGACGCGATCTTTTGAGCAGGATGATGGTGGCCGGTCGTACGGCGCTGGTGATTGCTTTTGGTGCGGTGAGTTTGGCCTTTGGAATAGGCTTCTTGCTGGTGGTGATGAGCGTGGTATGGGCGCGGTGGTTGGGCTTTTTCGCGCGAGTTGTGATGGATTTTATCTTGATCTTTCCTACAATTCTCTTTGCGTTAGTGATGATTGTGATTTGGGGGAATGGTTTGGGCGCGATGATCTTGTTGTTGGGTATTGCGATGAGTCCGCGTTTTCTCAAGGTGATGATTGCTACTATCCATGAGCAACAGGGCTTGGAGTATCTCGCTGTTGCGCAGTCGCTAGGGAAGCGGGGATGGCATTTGCTGGTCTATCACTATCTACCGGCGCTCTGGCAACCGATGATCCACACGGTGGTTACGGCATTAGCCATGGTTATTTTGAGCGAGGCGAGCTTGAGCTTTTTAGGGTTGGGGGTTATGCCGCCAAATCCAAGCTGGGGCTACGCCTTAAGCGAGGCAAAGCAATATTTTTTTAGTTATCCTCACCTTGCCTATGCTCCGCTTCTCTTTATGATGACAGCGATTTTGTCTTTGAATTTATTGGGATACGCGTTTAGCCAAGAACAAGGGTAG